In one window of Cytophagaceae bacterium ABcell3 DNA:
- a CDS encoding DUF4468 domain-containing protein, with the protein MKKVMLFFLMIMVGKFAIAQGVLPIDEETGKVMFSEVVPVDNNNQKDLFTKARNVGSSKKEDILKDDEAEGIFKTKGKFGVKYPSPMRGMMHDGTVSYTLSIMVKDGRYKYEITDFEHSSPKASGGKLESKLPECGKYTLTESGWSTIKKETKKEVEGIIENLKAAMAKAPAADKDDW; encoded by the coding sequence ATGAAAAAAGTTATGTTGTTCTTTTTGATGATTATGGTAGGTAAGTTTGCCATAGCTCAGGGTGTTTTACCTATAGACGAAGAAACTGGGAAAGTTATGTTTTCTGAAGTGGTTCCGGTAGATAATAATAACCAGAAAGACCTTTTCACTAAGGCAAGAAATGTAGGTAGTTCTAAAAAGGAAGACATATTAAAAGATGATGAGGCTGAAGGGATCTTTAAAACTAAGGGGAAGTTTGGTGTTAAGTACCCAAGCCCGATGAGAGGGATGATGCATGACGGAACCGTAAGCTATACGTTAAGTATAATGGTGAAGGATGGAAGGTATAAGTATGAAATTACAGATTTTGAGCATTCTTCTCCTAAAGCAAGTGGAGGAAAGTTAGAAAGCAAACTCCCAGAATGTGGTAAGTATACACTTACAGAAAGTGGTTGGTCAACAATCAAAAAAGAGACTAAAAAGGAAGTTGAAGGTATTATTGAAAACTTAAAGGCGGCAATGGCTAAGGCTCCTGCTGCTGATAAAGATGACTGGTAG